The proteins below are encoded in one region of Helianthus annuus cultivar XRQ/B chromosome 2, HanXRQr2.0-SUNRISE, whole genome shotgun sequence:
- the LOC110926834 gene encoding UPF0481 protein At3g47200, whose protein sequence is MPKKMDQNHVITIDKKEVDIMMTQIRKPPRLLNRLAGHSSCCIFRVPQSLVEINKEAYQPRIVSIGPYHYGNKDLEMIQEHKGRFLDNMITRTGKSLSVFVSIIVPLDKEIRESYSESIDHFAKNDLAKMMVLDGVFLIELFRKVGKLVDTHPDDPIFKMAWVSPFLMRDILRIENQIPFFVLQKLYEASKGDDVDRTLQSLILEFFNYMVDRPQNVLKRYANDDGKHLLDFFRKSFITTNNNINSFGSENTINPSLKLIKPATKLVTAGVKFKANHEAESFLDIEFKNGLLLIPQINMDDFYSSFFLNCMAFKQCYHHCSKDITTYVVFMGCLMRTSADVSLLSEKKIIENYFGTDKEISKFFNEVGKDVAFNIKNNYLKDLFVELNEYCKNGLHVHWAEFKHNYFGSLWITISAIAAFMLLCFAALQTIYTLISYYHIRKIEITCWWVAGGCCSGTPVMVYCSDC, encoded by the coding sequence atgCCCAAAAAGATGGATCAAAACCATGTCATCACAATAGATAAAAAAGAAGTGGATATTATGATGACCCAAATAAGAAAGCCACCAAGATTACTCAACAGATTAGCCGGCCACAGTTCTTGTTGCATATTTAGAGTCCCTCAAAGTCTAGTTGAAATCAACAAAGAAGCATATCAACCTCGAATTGTGTCAATCGGCCCATACCACTATGGGAACAAAGATCTTGAGATGATTCAAGAACATAAAGGGAGGTTCCTCGACAATATGATCACAAGAACGGGTAAGTCACTTAGTGTTTTTGTGAGCATCATAGTGCCATTGGACAAAGAAATTCGAGAGAGCTACTCGGAGTCTATTGATCATTTTGCTAAAAATGATCTAGCCAAAATGATGGTGCTTGATGGGGTTTTCTTGATTGAATTGTTTAGAAAAGTTGGGAAGTTGGTTGACACTCATCCGGATGATCCCATCTTTAAAATGGCATGGGTTTCTCCATTTTTGATGAGAGATATTTTGAGGATAGAGAATCAAATCCCATTTTTCGTTCTACAAAAGTTGTATGAAGCGTCTAAAGGTGACGATGTGGATCGCACGCTTCAATCTTTAATCCTAGAGTTTTTCAATTACATGGTTGATAGGCCACAAAATGTTTTAAAGCGGTATGCAAATGATGATGGAAAACATTTACTTGATTTTTTTCGAAAGAGTTTCATAACTACGAATAATAATATAAACTCGTTTGGTTCTGAAAATACCATCAACCCTTCCCTTAAACTCATCAAACCCGCAACCAAACTTGTTACCGCTGGGGTCAAGTTCAAGGCTAATCATGAAGCCGAAAGCTTCTTAGACATTGAATTCAAAAATGGGCTGCTTTTAATTCCTCAAATCAATATGGATGATTTCTATAGTTCCTTTTTTCTAAACTGCATGGCTTTCAAGCAATGCTATCATCATTGTTCGAAAGACATTACAACGTATGTTGTGTTCATGGGTTGTCTCATGCGCACCTCAGCGGACGTGAGTTTGCTTTCGGAAAAAAAGATTATCGAGAATTATTTTGGCACGGATAAAGAGATTTCAAAATTCTTCAATGAGGTTGGAAAAGATGTGGCTTTTAATATTAAGAATAATTACTTAAAAGATTTGTTTGTGGAGTTAAACGAGTATTGTAAGAATGGGTTGCATGTACATTGGGCCGAGTTTAAACATAACTATTTTGGTAGCCTCTGGATCACAATATCGGCAATTGCGGCTTTTATGTTGCTTTGTTTTGCAGCTCTCCAAACAATTTACACCCTTATTTCTTATTACCATATAAGAAAGATTGAGATTACTTGTTGGTGGGTGGCTGGTGGTTGTTGCAGCGGCACTCCGGTGATGGTGTATTGTTCTGATTGTTAA
- the LOC110926840 gene encoding UPF0481 protein At3g47200-like yields the protein MPKNMNQNHVITIDQEVETMKKQMKEAPKLLLKSAGKNSCSIFRVPQSLVEINKEAYRPRIVSIGPCHYGNKDLAMIQEHKWRFLDDMITRTNKQLDFLMKNIGSMENRIRDSYSESIDLGSNDLAKMMVLDGVFLIELFRKVGKLVPAHQDDPIFKMAWISPFLMRDLLRIENQIPFFVLQKLYEVSKQEDHDCTLQSLILEFFNYMVDRPQEVLKKYANHDGKHLLDFFRKSFINNNRDSVTRSSVNRSSISRNLVVPEAIDKPNHSLKLIKPATKLVTAGVKFKANHQADSFLDIKFQDGLLLIPQINMDDFYSAFFLNCMAFEQCYFHCTKDITTYVVFMGCLMNTSADVSLLSHNKIIENYFGTDKEVAKFFNEVGKDVAFDIKNNYLKDLFVELNEYCKNGWHVNWAGFKHTYFASPWAAVSAFAAVMLLSLAVLQTLYTVISYYKKDGDK from the coding sequence ATGCCAAAAAACATGAATCAAAACCATGTCATCACAATTGATCAAGAAGTGGAAACCATGAAGAAGCAAATGAAAGAAGCACCAAAGTTACTTCTCAAATCAGCTGGTAAGAATTCTTGTAGCATATTTAGAGTCCCACAAAGTCTAGTTGAAATCAACAAAGAAGCATATCGACCTCGAATTGTCTCAATCGGCCCATGCCACTATGGGAACAAGGATCTTGCGATGATTCAAGAGCATAAATGGAGGTTCCTAGATGATATGATCACAAGAACCAATAAGCAACTAGATTTTTTAATGAAAAACATAGGGTCAATGGAGAATAGAATTCGAGATAGCTACTCGGAGTCTATTGATCTTGGCTCTAATGATCTAGCTAAAATGATGGTGCTAGATGGAGTTTTCTTGATTGAATTGTTTCGAAAAGTTGGGAAGTTGGTTCCGGCGCATCAAGATGATCCCATATTTAAAATGGCTTGGATTTCGCCGTTTTTGATGAGGGATCTTTTGAGGATAGAGAATCAAATCCCGTTTTTCGTTCTACAAAAGTTGTATGAAGTGTCTAAACAAGAGGACCATGATTGTACACTTCAATCTTTAATCCTAGAGTTTTTCAATTACATGGTTGATAGGCCACAAGAAGTTTTAAAGAAGTACGCGAATCATGATGGAAAACATTTACTCGATTTTTTCAGAAAGAGTTTCATAAACAATAATAGAGACTCGGTTACTAGAAGCTCGGTTAATAGAAGCTCGATTAGTAGAAACTTGGTTGTTCCTGAAGCGATTGATAAACCCAACCATTCCCTTAAACTCATCAAACCCGCAACCAAACTTGTTACCGCTGGGGTCAAGTTCAAGGCTAATCATCAAGCCGATAGCTTCTTAGATATCAAATTCCAAGACGGGCTACTTTTAATTCCTCAAATCAACATGGATGATTTTTACAGTGCTTTTTTTCTAAACTGTATGGCTTTCGAGCAATGTTATTTTCATTGCACGAAAGACATTACAACGTATGTTGTGTTCATGGGTTGTCTCATGAACACCTCTGCGGACGTAAGTTTGCTTTCGCACAATAAGATTATTGAGAATTATTTTGGTACGGATAAGGAGGTTGCAAAGTTCTTCAATGAGGTTGGAAAAGATGTGGCTTTTGATATCAAGAATAATTACCTAAAGGACTTGTTTGTGGAGTTAAACGAGTATTGTAAGAATGGGTGGCATGTAAACTGGGCCGGGTTTAAGCATACCTATTTTGCGAGCCCATGGGCCGCAGTTTCGGCTTTTGCAGCTGTTATGTTGCTTTCTCTTGCGGTTCTCCAAACACTTTACACCGTTATATCATACTATAAAAAAGATGGAGATAAGTGA
- the LOC110899658 gene encoding uncharacterized protein LOC110899658, whose translation MMGLISCYSELAVQVSEKSSCSSYKNVSNSVNSNSVNSNSVSPNLTPSIQTAVTNVYKTTLSTGDRHVITVTWCRNSTVHGLHINSGNDPTTGFRLNTSTRLFRKKKGNKMFEINNSKFEVFYDLSTAVYGAGAGAEPVEGYYVVVIVDSELVLFLGDMSEEAAVKKVKINKQIVNSDLVSRREHFSGNGFYATKVKFSGAGSWHDVLIRCTGDDDGVKNPSLSVCIDKRVVVRVKRLRWNFRGNQTIFVDGLQVDLMWDVHDWFFSSGSEPGSGSGYGSGCGSGRAVFMFRRRNGLDSRLWLEDEVKRKDEKQEFSLLVYANRS comes from the coding sequence ATGATGGGTTTAATATCATGTTACAGCGAATTAGCAGTTCAAGTATCCGAAAAATCATCATGTTCAAGCTACAAAAACGTTTCAAATTCGGTGAATTCAAATTCAGTGAATTCAAATTCAGTTTCACCGAATTTAACTCCGTCAATTCAAACTGCCGTTACGAATGTATACAAAACCACCTTATCAACCGGCGACCGGCACGTCATCACCGTCACGTGGTGCCGGAACTCCACCGTCCACGGCCTCCACATAAACTCCGGCAACGACCCCACCACCGGTTTCCGGCTAAACACGAGTACGAGGTTGTTTCGGAAGAAAAAAGGAAACAAAATGTTCGAAATTAATAATTCAAAGTTCGAGGTTTTCTATGATCTTTCGACGGCGGTGTACGGCGCCGGCGCCGGAGCAGAACCGGTTGAAGGGTACTATGTTGTTGTTATTGTAGATTCCGAACTGGTGTTGTTCCTCGGAGATATGTCGGAAGAAGCCGCCGTTAAGAAAGTGaaaattaataaacaaattgtgAATTCCGATTTGGTTTCCCGGCGGGAACATTTTTCCGGCAACGGTTTTTATGCTACAAAAGTGAAGTTTTCCGGTGCCGGAAGTTGGCATGATGTTTTGATCCGGTGTACCGGAGATGACGACGGTGTAAAGAACCCGAGTTTATCGGTTTGTATCGATAAGCGGGTCGTGGTTCGGGTCAAGAGGCTCCGATGGAATTTTAGGGGGAACCAAACTATATTTGTTGATGGGTTGCAAGTTGATTTAATGTGGGATGTTCATGATTGGTTTTTTAGTTCCGGGTCAGAACCCGGATCCGGGTCTGGGTACGGGTCGGGTTGTGGGTCGGGTCGGGCGGTTTTTATGTTTAGAAGAAGAAATGGGTTGGATAGTAGATTATGGTTGGAAGATGAGGTGAAGAGGAAAGATGAGAAGCAAGAGTTCTCTTTGTTAGTTTATGCAAACAGGAGTTAA